Proteins from a genomic interval of Clostridium sp. AN503:
- a CDS encoding putative glycoside hydrolase, which yields MKRRYVWLFLSILLLAGMLSGCGKLKDVKDLATTPEPVVVERGQAVTEAPKESGEEETEPELQTEEIIINTAPERIPVKVKGIYISAYVAGTSSMVDKLIEEIDRTEVNALVIDLKDDFGRVACEMDSPLVQELGSTKVYIRDIEGLMQKLDEHGIYAIARIPAFRDAWLGDVRPDWCIKKADGTVFKDRDGNAWVNPYKQEAWDYLIEIAIQAKKLGFEEVQFDYVRFCTEKGMKEAVFDEADVQGRSRTDIILEFMSYAYEKLKAEGLFVSADVFGAIINSSVNADSVGQIYGEMAKHLDYISPMIYPSHYADGNYGIDHPDIHPYETITAALQDSKKELYFAGLGEEHIADVRPWLQDFTATWLANHIPYGGAQVRQQIQATYDCGYDEWLLWDAACTYDWDGLLTPEAAEAEAKRIEESRAALPETTYAPETTAPPAAADTAPAEVTSEGAA from the coding sequence ATGAAAAGAAGATATGTATGGCTTTTCCTGAGCATCCTTCTTCTGGCCGGTATGCTGTCCGGGTGTGGCAAGCTCAAGGATGTAAAGGATCTTGCTACCACACCGGAGCCTGTAGTAGTGGAACGTGGACAGGCAGTGACGGAGGCGCCAAAGGAGAGCGGGGAAGAGGAAACAGAACCAGAATTACAGACAGAAGAGATCATCATCAATACGGCGCCGGAACGGATTCCCGTGAAGGTGAAGGGGATCTATATTTCCGCATATGTGGCGGGAACTTCCAGCATGGTGGACAAGCTCATTGAAGAGATCGACCGGACCGAGGTGAACGCTCTGGTCATCGACTTAAAGGACGATTTCGGGCGCGTGGCCTGTGAGATGGATTCTCCTCTGGTGCAGGAGCTTGGCTCCACGAAGGTTTATATCAGGGATATAGAAGGTCTGATGCAGAAGCTGGACGAGCACGGGATCTACGCGATTGCCCGTATCCCGGCATTCCGCGATGCATGGCTGGGAGACGTGAGGCCCGACTGGTGCATCAAGAAGGCGGACGGTACGGTATTTAAGGACCGGGACGGCAACGCCTGGGTGAATCCATACAAGCAGGAGGCATGGGATTACCTGATTGAGATCGCGATCCAGGCAAAGAAGCTGGGGTTTGAGGAAGTGCAGTTTGACTATGTAAGGTTCTGCACGGAAAAAGGCATGAAGGAAGCTGTTTTTGACGAGGCGGATGTGCAGGGGCGTTCCCGCACGGATATTATCCTGGAATTCATGTCTTATGCATATGAGAAGCTGAAAGCAGAAGGTCTGTTTGTCTCGGCTGATGTATTTGGCGCCATCATCAACAGCAGTGTCAATGCGGATTCTGTAGGGCAGATCTACGGCGAGATGGCGAAGCATCTGGATTATATCAGCCCCATGATCTATCCGTCCCACTATGCGGACGGCAACTATGGGATAGACCATCCGGATATCCATCCCTATGAGACGATCACAGCGGCGCTTCAGGATTCCAAAAAAGAACTGTATTTTGCAGGCCTGGGTGAGGAGCATATCGCGGATGTGCGCCCGTGGCTTCAGGACTTCACGGCCACCTGGCTGGCCAATCACATCCCCTACGGCGGAGCCCAGGTGCGCCAGCAGATCCAGGCGACCTATGACTGCGGCTACGACGAGTGGCTTTTGTGGGATGCGGCCTGTACCTACGACTGGGACGGCCTTTTGACCCCGGAAGCGGCCGAGGCCGAGGCAAAGCGGATCGAGGAGTCCCGTGCGGCTCTGCCTGAGACCACCTATGCGCCTGAGACGACGGCGCCTCCGGCGGCGGCAGACACGGCTCCCGCGGAGGTAACTTCAGAAGGTGCCGCTTAA
- a CDS encoding bifunctional oligoribonuclease/PAP phosphatase NrnA produces MSRLTEMIQEAATIVILGHVRPDGDCVGSCLAVCNYVREQYPEKTVNVYLEKPPVKFSYLNGFDEISQDAVSGRTYDLCICLDSGDKGRLGDFAVYLDTAAKSICLDHHITNAGYAQENFVLAGVSSTCEVLCGFLDLEKISRATAECIYTGIIHDTNVFKNSNTTAKTMEMAGAMMEKGINFSRIIDDSFYRKTYVQNQILGRALLESVTFQSGKCIFSVVRRKDMDFYGVESSDLDGIVDQLRITEGVEVAIFLHETENHVYKVSMRSNNIVDVSKVAAYFGGGGHIRAAGCTMSGSVHDVINNLSGHIEKQMKEYEA; encoded by the coding sequence ATGAGCAGATTGACGGAGATGATACAGGAAGCGGCGACGATCGTAATTTTAGGGCATGTGCGCCCGGATGGAGACTGCGTAGGTTCCTGCCTTGCTGTCTGTAACTATGTGAGGGAGCAGTATCCGGAGAAGACAGTTAATGTCTATCTGGAGAAGCCCCCGGTAAAATTCAGCTATCTGAACGGCTTTGACGAGATCAGCCAGGATGCGGTTTCCGGCAGGACATATGATCTGTGTATCTGTCTGGACAGCGGCGATAAGGGGCGTCTGGGAGATTTTGCGGTGTATCTGGATACGGCTGCAAAGAGTATCTGCCTGGACCATCACATCACCAATGCAGGCTATGCACAGGAGAATTTTGTGCTGGCGGGAGTCAGCTCTACCTGCGAGGTGCTCTGTGGTTTCCTGGATCTGGAGAAGATCAGCCGGGCGACGGCGGAGTGTATCTATACGGGTATCATCCATGATACCAATGTGTTCAAAAACAGCAATACCACGGCAAAGACCATGGAGATGGCTGGCGCCATGATGGAAAAAGGGATAAACTTTTCCCGGATCATTGATGACAGTTTTTACAGAAAAACCTATGTACAGAACCAGATCCTGGGGCGTGCGCTGTTGGAGAGCGTGACTTTCCAGAGCGGGAAATGCATTTTCAGCGTTGTGCGCCGGAAGGATATGGACTTTTACGGTGTGGAAAGCTCTGACCTGGATGGGATCGTGGATCAGCTTAGGATCACCGAAGGCGTGGAGGTGGCAATCTTCCTGCATGAGACGGAAAACCATGTGTACAAGGTCAGCATGCGGTCCAACAACATTGTGGACGTGAGCAAGGTTGCTGCGTATTTTGGCGGCGGCGGACATATCCGCGCGGCTGGATGTACCATGAGCGGAAGCGTGCATGACGTCATCAACAACCTGTCCGGACACATTGAGAAGCAGATGAAGGAATATGAGGCATGA
- a CDS encoding DUF1846 domain-containing protein, whose product MKIGFDNQKYLSMQSEHIRERISQFGDKLYLEFGGKLFDDFHASRVLPGFAPDSKLKMLLQLADQAEIVIVINASDIEKNKIRHDLGITYDVDVLRLIQEFRDKGLYVGSVVITRYTGQPSADLFKSKLENLGIRVYRHYPIEGYPNNISHIVSDEGYGKNDYIETTRPLVIITAPGPGSGKMATCLSQLYHENKRGIKAGYAKFETFPIWNIPLKHPVNLAYEAATADLNDVNMIDPFHLEAYGVTTVNYNRDVEIYPVLAAMFEGIYGYCPYKSPTDMGVNMAGNCIIDDEACKEASRQEIIRRYYQALNRLAMDEGNSDEVYKIELLMKQAKIAADMRTVVPAANSLAEKNNSPAAALELPDGRIVTGKTTALLGASAAVLLNAVKELGGIADDVHLISPTFIEPIQGLKTGYLGSKNPRLHTDEVLIALSMCAATDPNARLALEQLPRLRGCQVHTSVMLSTVDIKMFKKLGLELTSEPIYESKKLYH is encoded by the coding sequence ATGAAAATTGGATTCGACAATCAAAAATATCTGTCTATGCAGTCCGAACACATCCGCGAGAGGATCAGCCAGTTCGGAGATAAATTATATCTGGAGTTCGGCGGGAAGCTGTTTGACGACTTCCACGCATCCAGGGTCCTTCCGGGATTCGCACCGGACAGCAAGTTAAAGATGCTTCTCCAGCTTGCCGACCAGGCGGAGATCGTCATCGTCATCAATGCCTCAGACATCGAGAAGAACAAGATCCGCCACGACCTTGGCATCACCTATGATGTGGATGTGCTGCGGCTGATCCAGGAATTCCGGGACAAGGGGCTTTACGTGGGAAGCGTGGTCATCACCCGCTATACCGGACAGCCCTCCGCCGATCTGTTCAAGAGCAAGCTGGAAAACCTGGGGATCAGGGTCTACCGCCACTACCCGATCGAGGGGTATCCGAATAACATTTCCCATATCGTCAGCGATGAGGGCTACGGCAAGAACGATTATATTGAGACCACCCGTCCACTGGTGATCATCACTGCGCCGGGGCCGGGCAGCGGCAAGATGGCCACCTGTCTCTCCCAGCTCTATCATGAGAACAAGCGGGGGATCAAGGCCGGCTACGCCAAGTTCGAGACCTTCCCCATCTGGAACATTCCGCTGAAGCACCCGGTGAACCTGGCATACGAGGCCGCCACTGCGGATTTAAACGATGTGAATATGATCGACCCGTTCCATTTAGAAGCCTACGGAGTCACCACCGTCAACTACAACCGTGACGTGGAGATCTATCCGGTGCTTGCAGCCATGTTTGAGGGCATTTACGGCTACTGCCCGTATAAGTCGCCCACCGACATGGGCGTGAATATGGCCGGCAACTGCATCATCGATGACGAGGCCTGCAAAGAGGCGTCCCGCCAGGAGATCATCCGCCGGTATTACCAGGCCTTAAACCGCCTGGCTATGGACGAAGGTAACAGCGATGAGGTCTACAAGATCGAGCTTCTGATGAAGCAGGCAAAGATCGCCGCCGATATGCGCACAGTCGTCCCTGCCGCCAACAGCCTGGCAGAGAAGAACAACTCTCCGGCGGCGGCTTTGGAGCTTCCTGACGGCCGCATTGTCACCGGCAAGACCACCGCGCTCCTGGGTGCTTCCGCCGCTGTCCTGCTAAATGCCGTAAAGGAATTAGGCGGGATCGCCGACGATGTACACCTGATCTCCCCCACCTTCATTGAACCGATCCAGGGGCTGAAAACAGGCTACTTGGGCAGCAAGAACCCGCGGCTGCACACCGACGAGGTGCTGATCGCCCTCTCCATGTGCGCTGCCACCGATCCCAACGCCAGGCTTGCCTTAGAGCAGCTCCCGAGGCTGCGCGGATGCCAGGTGCATACCTCGGTGATGCTGTCTACCGTGGATATTAAGATGTTTAAAAAGCTGGGATTGGAGCTGACTTCGGAACCGATCTATGAGAGTAAGAAGCTGTATCACTAA
- a CDS encoding LysR family transcriptional regulator substrate-binding protein: protein MQILNIQKQTQKTLAEIAGSQKGRINLGITHGCAEMFCHVFPLFHERYPQFTINLVEGSVHTLESSLLSGKTDIAVIGHAVISPPELEHIPIHPCEVVLMLPPDHPLAFGDQNCRTPHGVLDLRLLKDSPFVLMEKNTGIRTIADQHFNAAGFTPITLVEFSQRQMAYHMVQAGVAPSILMSNCMPKENDGVTCYSLTPKEIWTQSLAFRRGTVFGEAEKCFIEMIRDYYNSIEL from the coding sequence ATGCAGATACTAAATATCCAGAAACAGACCCAAAAGACGCTTGCAGAGATTGCCGGAAGCCAGAAGGGCCGGATCAATCTTGGGATCACCCACGGCTGCGCAGAGATGTTCTGTCACGTGTTTCCCCTGTTCCATGAGCGGTATCCACAGTTTACCATCAATCTTGTAGAAGGGAGCGTACATACGCTTGAGTCCTCTCTGCTCTCGGGAAAGACCGATATTGCAGTCATTGGACACGCTGTCATCAGCCCACCTGAGCTTGAACATATCCCCATCCATCCCTGTGAAGTCGTATTGATGCTCCCTCCGGACCATCCTCTGGCATTCGGGGACCAGAACTGCCGCACGCCGCATGGGGTTTTGGATCTAAGGCTGCTTAAGGACTCCCCCTTCGTCCTCATGGAAAAGAACACCGGCATCCGTACCATTGCGGACCAGCATTTTAACGCAGCAGGTTTTACTCCCATTACGCTTGTGGAATTTTCCCAACGGCAGATGGCATATCATATGGTCCAGGCAGGGGTAGCTCCCTCAATCCTGATGAGCAACTGTATGCCGAAAGAAAATGACGGCGTTACCTGCTACTCTCTTACTCCCAAAGAGATCTGGACCCAGAGCCTTGCATTCCGCAGGGGTACCGTATTTGGAGAAGCCGAGAAATGTTTTATTGAAATGATAAGAGATTACTATAATTCCATTGAACTTTAG
- the truB gene encoding tRNA pseudouridine(55) synthase TruB → MDGIINVYKEKGYTSHDVVAKMRGILRMKKIGHTGTLDPAAEGVLPVCLGRGTKLCDMLTDRTKTYRAVLLLGQETDTQDTTGIVTAEYPVSVTEEQVREAVMSFLGVYMQVPPMYSALKVNGKKLYELARAGKEVERQARQVEILDICVERVDLPRVTMSVTCTKGTYIRTLCYDIGRKLGCGGCMESLLRTRVDRFVLEDSLTLSEIEALRDKGEVERHVMPVDAVFLDLPKLTMMPGDGDKLVHNGNPFVPELAALSGYDEETEKTEAGSARSDAGPGSGPGAADIAVEIAARHRLPQARVYDSAGQFIGIYGYHEEKKRYQPQKVFLGGS, encoded by the coding sequence ATGGACGGCATCATTAACGTATATAAAGAAAAAGGCTATACCTCTCATGACGTTGTCGCGAAAATGAGAGGTATTTTGCGAATGAAAAAGATAGGCCATACAGGGACCTTAGACCCGGCGGCGGAGGGCGTGCTCCCGGTCTGCCTGGGGCGCGGCACCAAGCTGTGCGACATGCTGACAGACCGGACCAAGACCTACCGGGCGGTGCTTCTGCTGGGGCAGGAAACGGATACCCAGGACACCACAGGAATTGTGACAGCCGAGTATCCTGTCTCTGTGACAGAAGAGCAGGTGAGAGAGGCTGTGATGAGCTTTTTGGGCGTCTATATGCAGGTGCCTCCCATGTATTCCGCGCTCAAGGTCAATGGAAAAAAGCTTTACGAGCTTGCCCGTGCAGGGAAAGAGGTGGAGCGCCAGGCGAGGCAGGTGGAGATACTGGATATCTGTGTGGAGCGCGTGGACCTGCCCCGAGTGACCATGAGCGTCACCTGCACCAAAGGCACCTATATCCGCACCCTCTGTTATGACATCGGCAGGAAGCTGGGCTGCGGAGGATGTATGGAGAGCCTGCTGCGGACCAGGGTGGACCGGTTTGTACTGGAGGACAGCCTGACGCTTTCTGAGATTGAAGCGCTTCGGGACAAAGGCGAGGTAGAGCGGCATGTGATGCCGGTTGACGCGGTTTTCCTGGATCTGCCAAAGCTTACCATGATGCCCGGCGACGGGGACAAGCTGGTACATAATGGAAATCCGTTTGTGCCGGAGCTGGCGGCATTAAGTGGCTATGACGAAGAGACCGAGAAGACGGAAGCCGGTTCTGCGCGGTCAGATGCAGGTCCGGGCTCAGGACCTGGTGCGGCAGACATCGCCGTGGAAATCGCCGCCAGGCACAGGCTTCCTCAGGCGAGGGTGTATGACAGCGCCGGTCAGTTTATCGGGATATATGGTTACCATGAGGAGAAGAAGCGGTATCAGCCGCAGAAAGTATTTCTGGGAGGCAGCTGA
- the ribF gene encoding riboflavin biosynthesis protein RibF — protein sequence MEIITGTRDFQIQEPTVVTIGKFDGRHKGHQKLLRELLRQKEQKGLKTAVFTFAMAPSGIVSGRRQTVITTNQERRSNMAKMGMDYLVEYPFNQEVAHMTPEDFVAEVLVRQMSARAVIAGPDCSFGYKGAGNAVLLQELSAKYGFEAIIIEKEKDEQRDISSTYVREELDRGNIEKANALLGEPYTIHGTVVHGNHIGGTLLGFPTANILPPPEKHLPCFGVYVSRVLVDGKWYGGVSNIGRKPTIQGENPVGVETFIMGLDEDLYGKNIEVQLLNFERPEQRFGTLEELKARIEKDKEYAAEYLRTHTF from the coding sequence ATGGAGATAATCACAGGAACCAGAGATTTTCAGATTCAAGAGCCGACAGTAGTGACCATCGGCAAGTTTGACGGGCGCCATAAAGGACATCAAAAGCTGCTGCGGGAGCTTTTGCGGCAGAAGGAGCAGAAAGGTCTCAAGACAGCGGTGTTTACCTTTGCCATGGCTCCGTCCGGCATTGTGTCGGGGCGTCGGCAGACCGTGATCACCACCAACCAGGAGCGCCGCAGCAACATGGCGAAAATGGGGATGGATTATCTGGTGGAATACCCGTTCAACCAGGAGGTCGCCCATATGACGCCGGAGGATTTTGTAGCTGAGGTGCTGGTGAGGCAGATGAGCGCAAGAGCTGTGATCGCCGGACCGGACTGCAGCTTTGGCTACAAGGGCGCAGGAAATGCGGTACTTTTGCAGGAGCTGTCCGCAAAATACGGCTTTGAAGCCATTATCATTGAAAAGGAAAAGGATGAGCAGAGGGACATCAGCAGCACCTATGTCCGGGAAGAGCTGGACCGCGGGAACATTGAGAAAGCCAATGCCCTGCTGGGCGAACCGTATACGATCCATGGTACCGTAGTCCATGGAAACCATATCGGCGGCACGCTCTTGGGATTCCCCACCGCCAATATCCTGCCTCCGCCGGAGAAGCATCTGCCCTGTTTCGGGGTTTATGTATCCCGGGTGCTGGTAGATGGAAAATGGTATGGCGGGGTCAGCAATATAGGACGCAAGCCCACGATCCAGGGCGAAAACCCGGTTGGAGTGGAGACCTTTATCATGGGTCTGGATGAAGATCTGTATGGGAAAAATATAGAGGTGCAGCTTCTGAACTTTGAGCGTCCGGAGCAGCGGTTTGGGACGCTTGAGGAGCTGAAGGCAAGGATTGAAAAGGATAAGGAGTATGCGGCAGAATATTTACGGACGCATACATTTTGA
- a CDS encoding Crp/Fnr family transcriptional regulator, whose protein sequence is MEPYQIREDFIRYGIRKTIKKNHYLLDPTVDDSSLVYFLDQGIAALTHINEEGVENIYLYFCEKRLIGFVKALLHYFPYDWEKNIAPAPFWILAKTDCVYYAMHEKQFDELMNSSHGFTQGVLGATALNYLELVDKLQCMLSSDKTTQFCQCLLDYHVKKYKNHMFSVDFSFVDAANYLGMHPVTASRIASRLRELGIIGRENGELVIKDEERLRAMAVPRPDTFH, encoded by the coding sequence ATGGAACCATATCAGATCAGGGAAGATTTTATTCGCTATGGTATCCGAAAGACAATAAAAAAGAATCATTATCTTTTAGACCCCACGGTAGACGACAGCAGCCTTGTCTATTTTTTAGACCAGGGAATCGCAGCGCTGACACACATCAACGAAGAGGGTGTTGAGAATATCTATCTGTATTTCTGTGAAAAACGGCTGATCGGATTTGTGAAGGCCCTGCTTCATTATTTCCCTTATGATTGGGAAAAGAACATTGCGCCTGCCCCGTTCTGGATTCTTGCAAAAACAGACTGTGTTTATTACGCGATGCATGAAAAGCAGTTTGACGAATTGATGAATTCGTCTCACGGTTTTACACAGGGTGTGCTTGGCGCTACCGCTTTAAATTATCTGGAGCTGGTGGACAAGCTTCAATGTATGCTGTCCAGCGATAAGACAACCCAGTTCTGCCAGTGTCTGTTGGACTATCATGTCAAAAAGTACAAAAATCATATGTTTTCCGTTGATTTTTCTTTCGTTGACGCGGCAAATTACCTTGGCATGCATCCTGTTACAGCCAGCCGTATTGCTTCCAGGCTGAGAGAACTGGGGATAATAGGGCGTGAGAACGGAGAACTGGTGATCAAAGATGAAGAGCGGCTCCGGGCGATGGCGGTTCCAAGGCCGGATACCTTCCATTAA
- a CDS encoding YbaK/EbsC family protein — MSVAQVKKYLEQWDLQDKVKEFEVSSATVELAAQAVGCEPARIAKTMSFLVDGKAVLILLAGDVKIDNHKYKEQFHTKAVMLKPDQLQELIGHPIGGVCPFDVKDTVDVYLDESLKRFEVVYPAAGSASSAVELTLKELEKASKAKGWVDVSKMIEGIG, encoded by the coding sequence ATGTCGGTGGCTCAGGTAAAAAAGTATCTGGAGCAGTGGGATCTGCAGGACAAAGTAAAAGAATTTGAGGTTTCCAGCGCAACGGTGGAGCTGGCGGCCCAGGCGGTCGGCTGTGAACCTGCGAGGATCGCAAAGACCATGTCGTTTTTGGTGGACGGCAAAGCTGTGCTGATCCTGCTGGCTGGGGATGTGAAGATCGATAACCACAAGTACAAGGAACAATTCCATACAAAGGCAGTGATGCTGAAACCGGACCAGCTTCAGGAGCTGATCGGACATCCCATCGGCGGTGTCTGCCCGTTTGATGTGAAGGACACGGTGGATGTGTATCTGGATGAATCCCTGAAGCGCTTTGAGGTAGTCTACCCGGCCGCAGGAAGCGCCAGCAGTGCGGTGGAGCTGACGCTTAAGGAGCTTGAGAAGGCTTCTAAGGCGAAGGGATGGGTGGATGTGAGTAAGATGATAGAAGGAATTGGGTAA
- a CDS encoding DUF1653 domain-containing protein yields MERTVYPGEFYRHFKNRLYQIITVASHSETGEAMVVYQALYGDYKTYVRPYDMFVSEVDHEKYPEVMQKYRFERVELPPADSPKNAGNESGEARLEAAVLQDGDGAGSGFRGTAGSCGAAGTAVHRDPSPAFLRFLEVDCYELRLECLKYLEQSGTQTELDSIYLVLDMKPESGTVKEQVEAIRRFLTMQNHFDGNRLR; encoded by the coding sequence ATGGAAAGAACGGTGTATCCGGGCGAATTTTACCGCCATTTTAAGAATAGATTGTACCAGATTATCACTGTGGCGTCCCATTCGGAGACGGGCGAAGCCATGGTGGTGTATCAGGCGCTTTATGGGGATTATAAGACCTATGTGCGTCCTTATGATATGTTTGTCAGTGAAGTAGACCATGAAAAGTATCCGGAGGTGATGCAGAAGTACCGTTTTGAGCGGGTTGAGCTGCCGCCGGCGGACAGTCCAAAGAATGCGGGGAACGAATCAGGAGAGGCCAGGCTGGAAGCCGCCGTTCTTCAGGATGGGGACGGTGCAGGGAGCGGCTTTAGAGGAACGGCCGGGAGCTGTGGCGCGGCCGGCACGGCGGTCCATCGTGATCCCAGTCCGGCGTTTCTGCGTTTTCTTGAGGTGGACTGCTATGAGCTGCGCCTTGAGTGCCTGAAATATCTGGAACAGAGCGGTACCCAGACGGAGCTTGACAGTATCTATCTGGTGCTGGATATGAAGCCGGAGTCAGGGACGGTGAAGGAGCAGGTGGAGGCCATCCGGCGTTTCTTGACCATGCAGAATCATTTTGACGGGAACCGTCTGCGGTAA
- a CDS encoding SLC13 family permease, producing the protein MKQKRNMYLIHCLIGISIMLLFRWLPFDMPKITDLGKQILGIFVGTLYLWTTVDLVWSSVICIFMIGATAYAPMPAVLSSAFGNPTVVQLFFLMILMSSLQTRRISLYIGRFFLTRKFIIGRPWAFTAVLFVGSMLIAAFVGCYAPIFLFWPILYDVFEEVGMERHEAYPTIMIILIVVACTLGFPVPPYMNNGLAMISNYATVSQNLLGTSVIINNAEWLAVALIYGFCSLRRRHPVHQIRPVSRCEQAKESDAGAVKQKSSAAHEQTAESRFGNLCRLSPEYAFAQHLSDVSRHGMAPRQRHRHVAAVFCHYLCCKN; encoded by the coding sequence ATGAAACAAAAGAGAAACATGTACCTGATTCACTGTCTGATCGGTATCTCGATCATGCTCCTGTTCCGGTGGCTGCCGTTTGACATGCCAAAGATCACCGATCTGGGAAAGCAGATACTTGGTATTTTTGTCGGAACACTGTATCTGTGGACTACAGTGGATCTGGTCTGGTCCAGTGTTATCTGCATTTTCATGATCGGCGCAACTGCTTATGCACCTATGCCTGCAGTGCTGAGCAGTGCCTTTGGCAATCCTACTGTTGTCCAGCTGTTCTTTCTGATGATCCTGATGAGCAGCCTTCAGACCAGACGGATCAGTCTTTATATCGGCCGCTTTTTTCTGACCAGAAAATTCATAATCGGCCGTCCGTGGGCCTTCACCGCGGTCCTGTTTGTGGGTTCCATGCTGATCGCCGCATTTGTCGGCTGCTACGCTCCGATCTTCCTGTTCTGGCCGATTCTCTATGATGTGTTTGAGGAAGTCGGAATGGAACGGCACGAGGCATATCCCACGATCATGATCATCCTGATCGTTGTAGCCTGCACCCTCGGCTTCCCGGTGCCTCCTTACATGAACAATGGCCTGGCCATGATCTCCAACTATGCCACGGTATCCCAAAACTTATTGGGAACGAGTGTGATCATCAACAATGCAGAATGGCTGGCGGTGGCTCTGATCTATGGGTTCTGCAGCTTGCGGCGCCGTCATCCTGTTCATCAAATACGTCCTGTGTCCAGATGTGAGCAAGCTAAAGAATCTGACGCTGGAGCAGTTAAACAAAAATCCTCTGCCGCCCATGAGCAAACAGCAGAAAGCCGTTTCGGCAATCTGTGCCGGCTTTCTCCTGAGTATGCTTTTGCCCAGCATCTTTCCGACGTTTCCAGGCATGGCATGGCTCCGCGCCAACGGCATAGGCATGTCGCTGCTGTTTTTTGTCATTATCTTTGCTGTAAAAATTGA